In the genome of Tannockella kyphosi, one region contains:
- a CDS encoding PPC domain-containing DNA-binding protein, with amino-acid sequence MKTHVFRLVYNDDIMKKIDQYVLENNIQAGCILSGVGCIHTVCIRKADGVTLHYDKKDYEIVSLMGTVSLHGSHLHISLSDNDLCTIGGHLMDGCLVNTTCEIVILEMEEYCFTREMDENSGYEELMIKSL; translated from the coding sequence ATGAAAACACATGTTTTTCGATTGGTTTATAATGATGATATAATGAAAAAAATAGATCAGTATGTATTAGAAAATAATATTCAAGCTGGATGTATTTTATCTGGTGTTGGGTGTATCCACACTGTTTGTATTCGTAAAGCAGATGGTGTAACGTTGCATTATGATAAGAAAGATTATGAAATAGTATCTTTAATGGGTACTGTTTCATTGCATGGTAGTCATTTGCATATTTCCTTAAGTGATAATGATTTATGTACAATTGGTGGTCACTTAATGGATGGTTGTCTTGTGAATACAACTTGTGAGATAGTGATTTTAGAAATGGAAGAATATTGTTTCACTAGAGAAATGGATGAAAATTCAGGATATGAAGAATTAATGATAAAAAGCTTATAG
- a CDS encoding type II TA system antitoxin MqsA family protein, which yields MKKYCEECGFENETKIVIKKESYEVCGETIEVNARVLTCQECGEEFYCEDLDSETLVSAYNEYRRRHKLLFAEDIKKIREQYGLSQRSFAKLLNWGDKTIHRYENGSIQDKAHNSLLLFLKEPENMKLYIKENEISLNDKQKDKLLKLIDKLEEDRGYREKNNFFEMLFPKELSEENGFKCFDYEKVCAMVLFFANKNTELLKTKLLKLLNYADMIYYKENGVSITGSRYIHLPYGPVMENSDILFGKMTDDHIARIDVIYEGKYEKHQVVPEELFPEGVLTDAELSVLERIYTRFVDFGSVEISNYSHEEKGYASTKHREIISYSYAKYIDLH from the coding sequence ATGAAAAAATATTGTGAAGAATGTGGATTTGAAAATGAAACAAAAATAGTTATAAAAAAAGAATCTTATGAGGTTTGTGGAGAAACAATAGAAGTAAATGCAAGAGTGTTGACATGCCAAGAATGTGGAGAAGAGTTTTATTGTGAAGATCTTGATAGTGAAACATTAGTTAGTGCATATAATGAATATCGTAGAAGACATAAACTTTTATTTGCAGAGGATATAAAGAAAATTAGAGAACAATATGGATTAAGCCAAAGAAGTTTTGCAAAACTTCTTAATTGGGGTGATAAAACAATTCATAGATATGAAAATGGTTCAATACAAGATAAAGCACATAACAGTTTACTGCTTTTTTTAAAAGAACCAGAAAATATGAAATTATATATTAAGGAAAATGAAATTTCTCTAAATGATAAACAAAAAGATAAGTTATTGAAGTTAATTGATAAATTAGAAGAAGATAGGGGGTATCGAGAAAAAAATAATTTTTTTGAAATGCTTTTTCCAAAAGAATTATCAGAAGAAAATGGATTTAAATGTTTTGATTATGAAAAAGTATGTGCTATGGTTCTTTTCTTTGCAAATAAGAACACAGAATTATTAAAAACAAAACTTCTTAAATTACTTAATTATGCAGATATGATTTATTATAAGGAAAATGGTGTTTCTATTACTGGAAGTAGATATATCCATTTACCTTATGGACCAGTCATGGAAAATTCTGATATTTTATTTGGGAAAATGACAGATGATCATATTGCACGAATTGATGTTATCTATGAGGGAAAGTATGAGAAACATCAAGTTGTCCCTGAAGAACTATTTCCAGAAGGTGTACTCACAGATGCTGAACTATCTGTTTTAGAACGTATATATACTAGGTTCGTTGACTTTGGATCTGTAGAAATATCAAATTATTCTCACGAAGAAAAAGGATATGCTTCAACAAAACATAGAGAAATTATTTCTTATTCTTATGCAAAATATATAGACTTGCATTAA